The genomic segment AAGTTAAAAATAATCAGTTTTTAATTAATGGTGAACCGTTTTACTTCAAAGGATATGGACGTCATGAAGATACCTATTTAAACGGGCGTGGTTTAAGTAATGTGGCGAATGTATTAGATGTAAATTTAATGAAATGGCAGGGAGCTAATTCTTTCCGTACATCACACTATCCTTACTCTGAAGAAATGATGCGCTTAGCTGATCGGGAAGGATTTGTTGTTATTGATGAAACAACAGCGGTTGGTCTAATGTATAATTTTGGGGTTGATATGAAAGTTGATCCGGCAAACAATACCTGGAAAATATATAAAACAGGAGAGGCTCACCGTCAGGTTATCCGCGAATTAATTCAACGGGATAAAAATTATGCTTGCGTTGTGATGTGGTCTATTGCTAATGAAGCTTCAACTGCAGAAGAGGGGGCATATGAGTATTTTGAGCCATTATTTAAATTAGCCAGAGAGTTGGACCCACAAAATCGTCCGTGTTGCTTTGTTAATTTATTATTAGCGACACCGGAGACTGATGTGGTCGCACCTTTAACTGATGTTATTTGTTTGAACCGTTATTGTGGTTGGTATCGCCAACTGAGCGATTTAGATGCAGCGAAAAAAGCATTAAAAGAAGAAGTTGAGCATTGGCATCGATTATATCCTGATAAACCAATTATGTTTACTGAATATGGTGCGGATACGGTAGCTGGATTACATGATATGGACTTTAATACACCATTTACCGAGGAATACCAGGTAGAATATTATAAAGCCAATAATGAAGTCATTGATCAACTACCTTATTTTGTAGGTGAACAAGTATGGAATTTTGCTGATTTCCAAACTAAATATGGTATTTTCCGCGTACAAGGAAATAAGAAAGGGTTATTTACTCGTGCGAGAATGCCTAAAATGGCAGCTCATTATTTCAAACAAAGATGGGACAATATTCCAAACTTTAACTACAAAAAATAGTCGTCATTCCTATATTAGAGAATAGATGGTTATAATCTATATATTATTTGATACCTGTTTTAAGTTATACTTGAAACAGGTATATTTTTTAACAAGGTATCTGCGATATTTCTAATGCTTAACGACAGATATATACAAAAATATCTCCGTTACTTGAGTTTTAACGGAGATATTTTTAATTTTAAAATGAGGATATAGTGATGAATTAATATAGGATTATATTCCTACTGAAACCGGATTAACATTGAATAAAAAACCATCAAAATTTGGATCTTCTATATCAGATAACTCAAATAATTTTTGTTTTACATTTTCTATATGTTGCCACATCATTTTTTTGGCTAATGCTGGATTTTTACGCTGAATCGCGTTTAAAATTTTTTCATGATCAACAAGCCAAAGTTTACGATAATGCTGATCTTCAATATGTAAATGCAATGTTTTCCACATTGAGTTATCTCTATATTTCCAAAAGTCTTTCTGGATTTGAATTAATACTTCATTTTGGATAATTTCAGTGAGTGTAGAGTGAAACTCCTGATCCACAGAATAATCATTGATATTCTGTTCCAGTGTAATTCGTTCTTTATTCAAAATTTCTTTTAATTTTAAAATATCATTACGCGTTGCTTGTATTGCTGCAAATTCAGCAATACTACTTTCAATAAGTTGTCTTGCCTGCAGTAATTCAAAAGGTCCCACATCCGCAGTGGGTTCTGAAAAATTATTAGCTTGCGCGCAAGGTAGCGCGATAACGTATACTCCCGAACCTTTTTTAACAGACACGAATCCCTCAAGTTCAAGCATAATAATTGCTTCACGAACAACAGTTCGACTTACATCAAAGCGTTCAGCAATGTCGCGTTCAGGCGGCAGGCGTTCGCCAATTTTATATAAGCCTTGCTGTAATTCTTCTTTTAGTTGTTCTCCTATTTTTTTATATGATCGATTAAAATAATTGTCATTCATAATGAACTTCCGAAAATATTAGCTAATAAATGTCCCAATATATTAAATATTGGGACGAACTGCTGGATTATATCATAAGTTATTGAATTTTTCTGATTTCTTCTAGCACTTTATAGGTTTCTGGATCTGATTTTTGTAATTCTTCATACATAGGTTCAACTGCTTTTTGAAAAGCAGTTTTATCTACCTCAACAAACGTCACACCTTGTTTAACCGCAGATTCTCTTTCCGCATTTTCTGAGGCATTCCAAAGCTTTTGCATTTCGACAGCGGCTTCATCAGCAGCTTGTTGTAACGCTTTTTGATCTTTTTCATTGAGTGAATTCCAAACTTTTGTTGAAACAACTAAAACATCTGGCACCATTGCATGTTCATCTTCACTAAACACGCCCGCGACTTCGTTATGACGGCTTAACGTATAAGACGGAATATTGTTTTCCGCAGCATCTACTACCCCTTGTTGCAATGCGGTATAGAGTTCTCCGTATGCCAAAGGCGTTGGATTTCCGCTGAGAAATTTGACCATATTTACTGCTGTAGGGCTAGGTTGAACCCGAACTTTTAGCCCTTTTAAATCTGCTGGAGTTTTAATTGCTTTTTTAGCATAAAAGCTCCGTGCACCAGCATCTAAATAGGCTAAACCGATAAATCCGTTATCTTTTGATGAGGCTAAGATGTTTTTGCCGATAGCACTCTCTAATACCTTATGGTATTGGGTTTTATTGGTGAACAAGTAAGGTAAGTTGTAAACACCATAAGGTTTACTAAACGCTTCAAGTTCAGCCGCATTGGATTTTGCTAATGCAATTGCTCCTTTTTGTACCAGCTCTAACGATTCACGTTGTGAACCAAGTTGTGCATCCGGATAAATTCTAATTTTCAGCTCCCCATCAGACAGTTGAGATGCTCGTTTTGCCATAAACTCAAATGCCTTATGTACTGGGTGAGCACGATTTTGGTTGTGGCTAAGTTTTAGTGTTGTAGTGGCATCTGCCGCAATGGAAAAACTTAATGTCAATGCAGCTGCCAAAGTTGATAATAGAAAATTGTTTTTTAATTTCATAGTATGTCCTCAAAAGTACTTAAAATAATCAATTACACCGATATTATTATAACAGCCATGCTGTTAAGAGATTTGCGTATATTGCGTGTGAGTAATAAACAAAAGTGTTTTACGTTTTTTGCTTTTGTAACGACTAATAATATCGAATCAAAGCTACCCAAGTTAAATTGGATATACATCAATACGCGTATCATTCATTATTTTGTGTATATAGTCAAAACAATTAATTGAAAAGTTAGACCAATGTCACAAAAAATATGAAAATAGGAATGCCAATTTAAAAAAGTTTGATCTTGATCTAATTTTTTTGGTTGAATTTATCGTAGAATTAGCACTTAAATTTGTAATAGGAGATTTTTTATGAGTAAAATCGTAAGATTGGTAAACCAGGCTATGGCGATATTTTCTGTGCTGCTATCTGCAGTTTTGGTTGTCTGTGTTGTTTGGCAGGTAATTTCTCGCTATGTATTGGGTGCACCAAGTATTGTAACTGATGAATTAGCTCGTTTTTTATTTATGTGGGTTGGTTTGATCGGTGCAGCTTACGCTACCGGTTTAAAACGCCATTTAGCGATTGACTTATTGCTATTGAAAATGCAAGGTAAAAATAAAACCAGTTTAGAGGTGGTTATTCTCTTGGTGATGATTTTCTTTGCTGGGTATATTTTACTATACGGTGGAGGCAATCTTGCGTGGGATACACACCTAACAGGGCAAGTATCTCCTTCATTGGGCATTGATATGGGGTTGGTTTATCTGTGTTTACCCGTATCCGGTGCAATAATGTTATTTTATTTACTAATTGATTTGATTGGTAAATTTAGTTCTGAAAGAAAAGGAATATAATATGGAATGGTCAATCATTCTCGTTTTATTTGGTACTTTCGCTGTTATGCTAGCACTTTCTGTACCAATTTCATTTGCAATTGCAATTTCTACTTTAATTACGATTGCAACTACTTTGCCACTTGATAGTGCGTTGACGGTAGTTACTCAAAAAATGGCATCCGGATTAGATAATTTTGCGTTATTAGCGATTCCATTTTTTATTTTAGCCGGAAATATTATGAATCGCGGTGGAATTGCAATTCGTCTGATTGAGCTTGCAAAAGTATTAGGGGCAAGACTTCCGGGATCATTATTTCATTGCAATGTATTAGCTAATATGATGTTTGGTTCTATTTCTGGTTCTGCTGTCGCGTCCGCTGCTGCCATGGGCGGAATTATGTCACCATTGCAAAAGAAAGAAGGCTATGATCCGGAATTATCTGCAGCAGTGAATATCGCTTCCTGTCCGACAGGATTATTAATTCCTCCAAGTAATACATTGATCGTATATTCTTTAGTTTCTGGTGGTACGTCTATTTCTGCTTTATTTTTAGGTGGTTATTTACCGGGAATTCTTATGGGATTAGGGGTGATGTTGGTTGCTGGGTTTATGGCTAAAAAACGTAATTATCCACTTGCTCCGAAACCGAGTTGTAAAGATGTTTTGATGAAAACATTGGATGCTATTCCATCTTTATTACTAATTGTCATTGCTATTGGTGGAATTATTGCGGGAATTTTTACTGCAACAGAAGCTTCCGCAATTGCTGTAGTATATACTTTGATTCTCGCTGTAGGCATTTATAAAGAAGTAAAAATAAAAGAGCTGCCGGGTATTATTTTAGAATCTAGCGTAACAACTTCAATTGTTTTACTCCTTATTGGCGCTTCTTCAGGCATGTC from the [Actinobacillus] rossii genome contains:
- the lutR_2 gene encoding GntR family transcriptional regulator; the protein is MNDNYFNRSYKKIGEQLKEELQQGLYKIGERLPPERDIAERFDVSRTVVREAIIMLELEGFVSVKKGSGVYVIALPCAQANNFSEPTADVGPFELLQARQLIESSIAEFAAIQATRNDILKLKEILNKERITLEQNINDYSVDQEFHSTLTEIIQNEVLIQIQKDFWKYRDNSMWKTLHLHIEDQHYRKLWLVDHEKILNAIQRKNPALAKKMMWQHIENVKQKLFELSDIEDPNFDGFLFNVNPVSVGI
- the lacZ_1 gene encoding beta-galactosidase/beta-glucuronidase, which produces MLYPIATQTRQLVDLSGVWQFKLADQQWQPMAVPGSFNDQLILSEYKNYVGDFFYQTEFFVTEAMLNQRVFVRFGSVTHYAAVFVNEQYIGEHQGGFTPFEFEVTEFVTLGRNVLRVNANNILNNSTLPVGNYSETVDENGNVRKKLDENFDFFNYAGIHRPVMLWCKPKNYIEDITITYELQDNQATVNFAIEVVGEAKQIKVTVLDEQSQVVATSIGGAKQQVEIDNVIRWQPLNAYLYQAVVELVDGDVVEDSYSEPFGMRTVEVKNNQFLINGEPFYFKGYGRHEDTYLNGRGLSNVANVLDVNLMKWQGANSFRTSHYPYSEEMMRLADREGFVVIDETTAVGLMYNFGVDMKVDPANNTWKIYKTGEAHRQVIRELIQRDKNYACVVMWSIANEASTAEEGAYEYFEPLFKLARELDPQNRPCCFVNLLLATPETDVVAPLTDVICLNRYCGWYRQLSDLDAAKKALKEEVEHWHRLYPDKPIMFTEYGADTVAGLHDMDFNTPFTEEYQVEYYKANNEVIDQLPYFVGEQVWNFADFQTKYGIFRVQGNKKGLFTRARMPKMAAHYFKQRWDNIPNFNYKK
- a CDS encoding TRAP dicarboxylate transporter subunit DctP codes for the protein MKLKNNFLLSTLAAALTLSFSIAADATTTLKLSHNQNRAHPVHKAFEFMAKRASQLSDGELKIRIYPDAQLGSQRESLELVQKGAIALAKSNAAELEAFSKPYGVYNLPYLFTNKTQYHKVLESAIGKNILASSKDNGFIGLAYLDAGARSFYAKKAIKTPADLKGLKVRVQPSPTAVNMVKFLSGNPTPLAYGELYTALQQGVVDAAENNIPSYTLSRHNEVAGVFSEDEHAMVPDVLVVSTKVWNSLNEKDQKALQQAADEAAVEMQKLWNASENAERESAVKQGVTFVEVDKTAFQKAVEPMYEELQKSDPETYKVLEEIRKIQ
- the yiaM_2 gene encoding tripartite ATP-independent periplasmic transporter DctQ; its protein translation is MSKIVRLVNQAMAIFSVLLSAVLVVCVVWQVISRYVLGAPSIVTDELARFLFMWVGLIGAAYATGLKRHLAIDLLLLKMQGKNKTSLEVVILLVMIFFAGYILLYGGGNLAWDTHLTGQVSPSLGIDMGLVYLCLPVSGAIMLFYLLIDLIGKFSSERKGI
- the siaT_5 gene encoding TRAP dicarboxylate transporter subunit DctM — encoded protein: MEWSIILVLFGTFAVMLALSVPISFAIAISTLITIATTLPLDSALTVVTQKMASGLDNFALLAIPFFILAGNIMNRGGIAIRLIELAKVLGARLPGSLFHCNVLANMMFGSISGSAVASAAAMGGIMSPLQKKEGYDPELSAAVNIASCPTGLLIPPSNTLIVYSLVSGGTSISALFLGGYLPGILMGLGVMLVAGFMAKKRNYPLAPKPSCKDVLMKTLDAIPSLLLIVIAIGGIIAGIFTATEASAIAVVYTLILAVGIYKEVKIKELPGIILESSVTTSIVLLLIGASSGMSWAMANADIPYMIQDALMYFSESKFVILLFITVILLIIGTFMDMTPAVLIFTPIFLPVVTELGVDPIHFGIMMTFNLCIGICTPPVGSALFVGCSVGNVSIDRVLKPMIPFFIVLIVTLLLVTYIPDISLFLPKYLLNYVPM